In the Brettanomyces nanus chromosome 1, complete sequence genome, TAACCGGTTGGAAAACGTCTGCATCGGCAGGGAATGGTATCATTAcccatcttcttttttcctcaaCTCCAATCAGCGACTCCGTTACTTAGAGAATGGTTTCCGTGGTATGCTTCCGGGTGACTTTGTCGAGCCAAAAGTCAAATCATTTGCTGGCTTGAGAAACTCTACATATTTGGAACAACAAGGATTTAATAATAAAAACCAGTATAATCCAGAGTTTGCCTCCACTGCCATTGATGATTGTGACTACTACATCGACATTAACATGCCTGTTGATAAATCTAAAGGAGAGTTCCTCATATTCAACAGCGAGGGACTTGCATCAGATGGCTGGCAAACTATACGTTGTGAGGATATGATTGATCCAGATAGATCGTATGGATTAGCCAAATTGGTGTACATCCCATTTAAGGAGATTCAGCTTTTTAATCTCTGGTGgaagtctcttcaaactaGCTCATATGTGACTACCATTCAAAGCAACTCATTCTTCCAAGGGATGGTTGACCGGGATACCTACAAGCCTGTCGTTGAGAACGAGCATGTTAAAAAAATATTTGTCCAGACTATGGCAACCGTTGATGAGCTCGATAGTAAGTTCCAATTGTCCGAAAGGTTGCCTGGCCAGGTATTTTTCCACAAGTTCTGTATAGCCAAAAGGGTGTAGCTAATACATATGTATCTACTCAGATTGCTAACAGCATATAATTTTATTATCAGCTCTATTTTCGTCAACTAGTTAGGCTTACTGTCTATATCTattcaaacttcttcaagttgatgtGAGtaacttctccttcctgACCATTCTCCTCATCCGCTTCGAAACCTTCATCAAGCTCTTCGTGTTGCGAATTGTTCAAAGAAGCGGATGACAGGCTTAGCTTAACTAATTGTTCAATCTTAGCCTTCAGTTCGACGCTGCATGAACTTTCAATAAATGACTTGAAGACAATAGGGgaaaatttgatgaagtcAAGTAACTTGAAGTGTGCGTATCGAAGAAATACTCTCTTATTAAGTTCAGAAAACCACACAAGGGTAGGAACCACCAACTCATATGAAGCTAGgatttcatcatctgtgCTCAATGACTTTGCAAGTGTGATAAGGATCTCTAGCACCAATTTTGGCTCTTGCAGATTTGTAGGATCACTACTGACCAAATGAATCAACTTAGGAATCAATTTCGCCAAAATGCCATTCTGGGACTGCTGAGTTTTAATCAAGGTCTTCACTGTCTGTGTCGATAGTATAACAAGGTTAGTATCTTCCAACGTCAACCCGGACGCAATGAACTGAGCAACCtcatcactttcatcaGAGGTTAGTTTTAAATTTTTTAAGGTCGACGCAATAATGAGTACGGTCAATAAGGCATAACTAGTGTCTCTCTTCAAGTAGCCTTTAATGGTGGCGTAAAAGTTAAGCAAATTTGGATCACTAGAATCAATCATCTCAAAATTAGTGATGGTTCTTTTCAACGTTGGAAGCAGCATCGAAATGATATCTCCATTACCGAGCTGATAGATCAAAGTAAAAATGTAGAGTATGCATGAATAGAGATCCACTCTCATCACGTCAGGAAGATATCCAATCATTTCCACTATGGCGTCAAACGATTTTTTCAGTAAGACCAAATCCGATTGGGAAACGGGATGCATCTTATCCATATCAATATATCTATCTCTCACAAATGGCAAAATTCGAGCGATCACTAAAGTATTAACCCTAATAAGCTCGAATAGTCTGTCAACATCATTTGAAAGCTCGTCTGGCAATTTTGCGGAGGCATCAGAAGGCATGTTGAAATATCCCTCAAAGACGTTCTTACAAAGGTCGACGATGCAAAGCTGAATATCGGTGCTAGATATCGAAACCAGCCTGTCCAAAAGGTCAATAAACTCGGGAAATATTAAATCCTTGAAAAGGATTTTAAGGGCCATATCCAAACGTAGCAATTTCTGCAAAGACTCTAAAACAATGGCCTCTTGCTTGTCATCAATTACTTGCTTTCGAGAAGACAATTTGATCAAAAATTCCATACATTGGCCGAACAcgataaagaagaaattggtagCCTCATCTCCCAGATATTCGGTGAACTTGTCCGGCTCCTCTCCTGCAACCTTTCCCAACGCATTTAAAATGTCTATCCAACTTGACTGGAAGGTCTCCAAATCCATTTCCTCGGTATTCGCCAAAGAGTATTCTTCACCATACTTGAGCATGGCATAATTCCTCAGAGAGTAGAACCACAATGGTATGAGTACTTCACTGTATTTTGCCACCAATTTCTGTAATTGTTCATCGTTCCGATTGGCATTGGCCATAATACGAGCCCATCCTTGCAAAATGTGAACTTTGATCTTATTTTGTGCCTTTAAAGAAGTGATAGTCATTTCACCAACTTTTGGCTTTCCCCTCCCACTAAGCTCTTGTGCTTCATCACCTCGACCGTTGCCAAGAGAGCTCTGGGTGGCAAATTCCTCCAACGAACTTGTtaatatcttcaaaatccttcCGACACTGTTTATGGGAGTAACACCGCTCGTAACAAGTTTGGATGCCAACAATATTGCCTCAGAAGTAAGTTCCACCGTGGATCCCTTATCAAAGGCGGGAATGATAGCTGTCACTATTTGGGCTTGCTGCTGATCCAAAATAGAAACATCCCTATATAAAGGGTCCTTCATGTCGGCATATATATCAATTATGCTTTCAAGCATCTTTAGAGAAGACACCCTAAGGGTAGTCAAGCTGGAAGTGGAGCAAATGAAGGATATTCTGATAAAGTCGGGAACTCGTTTAGACAAATGTAACCTAAGCTTTTCATCTGAGTAGGCATAGGAGAGCAGGTCATTCAACAAATCAACAATAACTAATTTGAATCTCCAGCAAGTTTGCTCACTTTCAAGATCCAATAGCTGTAGAGAATCGCTTAAATTGTGGAAGTTCCTATCTTGAGAGTTGATATCCTCAGCTTTCGCTGCCGGTCCTGAAATTGTCGGGGCCTCGCTCGACTGTGATGATAACCCTTCATCAAGGCCGTTCAACGCACCCCCGGCCTCGGCATCAGCGTTTGCGTCCTCATCGTCATAATTTCTGGGAGATATCGATCTCCTAGAAGTATCTGTGCCCATTGCAGAAGAACTATCAATGCCGGGCTGTGTTTTCCTCCTAGAAGTAGAACCCCGAGTTGCAGACACTGCGGTGGATAATGATGCTCTAAAGAACATTCCGCCATTGTTAATTCTCTTCCTGAAAACATCAAGCAAGGTGTGAACAAGATCGGACTTAGCGATATTGAAATAGTCGATCAATTTATCAAGCCATTGAAGCTTGGTGCTGCCAGTCCCCGATATGCAGTCTTCTAGTAGCTGTTTGAGAATTCTTTTCACCGATTTGTTGGACGCATCATGATCCAAGGAAATCCATAGTAATAGCTCCATTCTATCAGTGATAATTCCTGTACCCTTCTGGCTGATTCTGATCAGCTGATGGTATGATTCCCATGCCATTTTCCAAATTATATCGCTTGTCGTAACAGGAAAGAGCTCTGAAATAGAAGAGTTGTCGTCGTCACTGTTCAAAGGCAAGCTGCTCAGTGCGTGGCCGTACACCCCAACCCTAAAGTTGTTGAGCAATAGAAATTTGATAAAGCGTCGGTAGACACTCGGAGAAATCAATGTTTTGTCAAATACCGTCAACTCTTCTAGCGTCTTCAACAATTCTCTTGAAACAACCACAAAGTTATCCGTGGTAAGGTAAATAAGTCCAAGTAGAAGACTGTGGATAATCTTTTTATAACTTTCAGGCCACGAGCAGATTAGTGGCCCTGCAAGATTTACTATAGCTCTGAGCACTCTGCTAATGAGAACTGTCGAACTTAAATGCTCCCTGTAACTCATATTGCAGGAGATCGATGTAGTAGCATGAATTCCAAAAGAGTCACCAATCCATATTTTCTCCAAAGTAAGTAAAACTTTCCATAAAAATTCGGTATCTAGTTCCGTAGGAGACTGAGTGGAAATAAGAGTAGCTATAGCATCTAGAGCGGATGCATGCACCATCGGGTGAGGATCAAGTGCCAAAATGAGTAACGTCCCGTTAATATTGAAACGATTCGACACTTTAGTAAACCTTGCAATGCTAGCAAGGGTATTGATGTCGAATGACCTCAACAGAGGCTGACTGTTTTGAATAATAGAGTTGACAGTCATAGAGATCTGATTAGTGATAACATCTGTATCAGTTTTGATATCAATCAAAGCGCAGCACATACCAATACTTTCGGAGTTCAAGTTTGCCATGTAGGCATCGTTGCTGTCgaaattcttcaatgttTTAGCAAGTAGCTCAACAACGACACTACTTAAAGCTGGCATCAAAGTCGAATTCTGCAGGTTCATATTCGTCATGAAGCTTAAAGAACTATGAATGGCCATAGAGACGTTCACAGTAACGGccttttttctcatcagTAGAGACATATTGACTTGTTTGGAAGCCATTGTTGCAGGTGTCTCTTTGCCTGTTTCGGTAAGATCTCTGCTTTCTTTCGACTTGTAAAAGACGGCTGTTCTCATGTTCTCTATGACAGACTGCTGGATTTTAGACGTCAAGTAGGGAAAAGCCATAGCAAATATTTCCACCGCCAGATCCACAATCATGGTGCCGTTTCCCACTGGATATTGCATAGTCTCGGTATAACCAGGACCATTGCTGCCATCGTGCATCAACGACAATAATGGATCGTGGATAAAGTTGTGAGCAAAAGTCCCGCGAGAAAACGATTCGAAAGACGTATCAAAAACAGAAACCGGAGAAAGATGGCTCTTTATACGAGGAGATTCTACCATTCGGTATTCTGGTGCTGTAATGATATCAATGTCATGATCGTCATCTTTATTGCCTTTTCCGTTGTCAATGGCATCATAATGGTTTATTCCCGTCCTTTTAATCATAAGTTCGTCCACCCCAAATCCATTGAGTTTGCTAGTCATGCCAAAATTAAGGCCGTCATCCACCCGATATATCTCGTATTCGTCTAATTTGTAAGTCTCCTTAGCCTTTGCGGTCTTTGCAAAGTCAACTGGAATGTAGTTGTATCTGTATGCATTGATATCTGAAAAGTCATTCACAgtttgaaggagaattgaagagttcaagTCATTTCGAATATTGAGGAATGGCATGAGTGTAATTAAAGCTTCATAAATCCTCAGTTTATTCAATTTCATTCTGGTTGCCAAGAAAGGTGGCAAATCACAGTTGTTCTCAGCCTGTgctttcaagttctttaGAAATATGAAGCTTTTGGCAAGTAATTGGTTGAGCTGTTTAGCAATCTCGGGGGTGAGATGGCTGCCCGAATAAATGTCATCGAAAACTTGAGTCTTGGAAGAATTCgaaccagaaagaaagccaaTATATGTTATGAGGCATGCAAGAGCATGGTTCTTGATCTCCACC is a window encoding:
- a CDS encoding uncharacterized protein (BUSCO:EOG09340AHI~EggNog:ENOG41), whose amino-acid sequence is MTSEFQFEKLKPKIICQNDSEACQLAQSELASYLSNILSFVESKADEPGTDDLLDLLEQLHLLLKYLLETYGKTTNVALLTVELDKLLAKDYAYIFSLMLESAHPKFSTKLIDLTSRMSDLVTSDVKKISLKTNWYSSLKHLAIIVLQFLFDKFNGFLNSYKEAVLNSLYKHLTKCHDNYNSAIEGNIFRANYFTDMVKLVDVLCANDSSTNLLNEKLFHRLLKLTKYVTMRDAESKFVYPLPAIIHSFNILTTLLKSDRYVSGLPSKKTAKNPTYYLTSLSKYLYQFVLSMDTDHKQLRLLLAKNLANILVFDYVVFGASTGQTDTVLKSSVSFLLSNYMKETSTKSIRMGILECLVQYISKLNLYYQTNSLSSGSAGDHSNSGINFAAYNFFDIMQVMYHYIFGVGQPLKLSNKGPDRDSLLYTVTNTTQMSVALKILDELSMFYSFMLRELDSDVNKLIILATIVLGDEKNASLTSLNSLLKSPIDECPNEWYALSLLEFSQAIISDIGEYVLTRQDGISDSHEDVGTQVAGKLFEFCKNENYKLRVKSAETLVKLVQIKPELSFNILNTSMDNLELSFDEKSGNKGSCFNENHGYAFLISLLLTSCPNDHISTDLVLKVLTLCTNSLKRFNSSVVSNNLLGGGAGSGVFISNASYEKQLISWILMMGLFNFASTSSGGSEGNLFWLENSQYLGIWKNLLGHSLPSEFVQYDLDIHGHKVITNVGEIVKLVEIKNHALACLITYIGFLSGSNSSKTQVFDDIYSGSHLTPEIAKQLNQLLAKSFIFLKNLKAQAENNCDLPPFLATRMKLNKLRIYEALITLMPFLNIRNDLNSSILLQTVNDFSDINAYRYNYIPVDFAKTAKAKETYKLDEYEIYRVDDGLNFGMTSKLNGFGVDELMIKRTGINHYDAIDNGKGNKDDDHDIDIITAPEYRMVESPRIKSHLSPVSVFDTSFESFSRGTFAHNFIHDPLLSLMHDGSNGPGYTETMQYPVGNGTMIVDLAVEIFAMAFPYLTSKIQQSVIENMRTAVFYKSKESRDLTETGKETPATMASKQVNMSLLMRKKAVTVNVSMAIHSSLSFMTNMNLQNSTLMPALSSVVVELLAKTLKNFDSNDAYMANLNSESIGMCCALIDIKTDTDVITNQISMTVNSIIQNSQPLLRSFDINTLASIARFTKVSNRFNINGTLLILALDPHPMVHASALDAIATLISTQSPTELDTEFLWKVLLTLEKIWIGDSFGIHATTSISCNMSYREHLSSTVLISRVLRAIVNLAGPLICSWPESYKKIIHSLLLGLIYLTTDNFVVVSRELLKTLEELTVFDKTLISPSVYRRFIKFLLLNNFRVGVYGHALSSLPLNSDDDNSSISELFPVTTSDIIWKMAWESYHQLIRISQKGTGIITDRMELLLWISLDHDASNKSVKRILKQLLEDCISGTGSTKLQWLDKLIDYFNIAKSDLVHTLLDVFRKRINNGGMFFRASLSTAVSATRGSTSRRKTQPGIDSSSAMGTDTSRRSISPRNYDDEDANADAEAGGALNGLDEGLSSQSSEAPTISGPAAKAEDINSQDRNFHNLSDSLQLLDLESEQTCWRFKLVIVDLLNDLLSYAYSDEKLRLHLSKRVPDFIRISFICSTSSLTTLRVSSLKMLESIIDIYADMKDPLYRDVSILDQQQAQIVTAIIPAFDKGSTVELTSEAILLASKLVTSGVTPINSVGRILKILTSSLEEFATQSSLGNGRGDEAQELSGRGKPKVGEMTITSLKAQNKIKVHILQGWARIMANANRNDEQLQKLVAKYSEVLIPLWFYSLRNYAMLKYGEEYSLANTEEMDLETFQSSWIDILNALGKVAGEEPDKFTEYLGDEATNFFFIVFGQCMEFLIKLSSRKQVIDDKQEAIVLESLQKLLRLDMALKILFKDLIFPEFIDLLDRLVSISSTDIQLCIVDLCKNVFEGYFNMPSDASAKLPDELSNDVDRLFELIRVNTLVIARILPFVRDRYIDMDKMHPVSQSDLVLLKKSFDAIVEMIGYLPDVMRVDLYSCILYIFTLIYQLGNGDIISMLLPTLKRTITNFEMIDSSDPNLLNFYATIKGYLKRDTSYALLTVLIIASTLKNLKLTSDESDEVAQFIASGLTLEDTNLVILSTQTVKTLIKTQQSQNGILAKLIPKLIHLVSSDPTNLQEPKLVLEILITLAKSLSTDDEILASYELVVPTLVWFSELNKRVFLRYAHFKLLDFIKFSPIVFKSFIESSCSVELKAKIEQLVKLSLSSASLNNSQHEELDEGFEADEENGQEGEVTHINLKKFE